A genomic region of Mycobacterium sp. Aquia_213 contains the following coding sequences:
- a CDS encoding ferredoxin reductase has translation MFTERSQTSRRSFAKTFRDRILGSDLVDLLTGPHGVDRYTELVDPTWTQGEARAKVVDVRRTTPRSVTLTLAPNESFTSTHSFKAGQYVNVALDIDGRRHTRCYSPANVEGSSTLELTVGRHGDGSEGGLVSNYLYEQARRGMVVGLTGVGGDFILPAQRPRRILLISGGSGITPVMAMLRTLVAEGHLQNQGAEIAFVHYARTQAEACYRDELSAMPGVRVLHGYTRSGSGELTGRFGPQHLAAAMPAPDAVFVCGPIALVDAVREHCENVYTESFVPPAITAPANPSGGRITFADSGVDTKDDGRSLLEQAESAGLTPENGCRMGICHTCTRRKVSGTVRSLTTGAVSTAPNEEIQICVSVPVGDVDLAL, from the coding sequence ATGTTCACTGAAAGAAGTCAGACCTCGCGTCGGAGCTTCGCCAAGACTTTCCGGGACCGCATCCTCGGTTCCGACCTGGTTGACCTACTCACCGGCCCGCACGGCGTGGACCGCTACACCGAGCTGGTAGACCCAACCTGGACCCAGGGCGAAGCCCGCGCCAAGGTCGTCGACGTGCGCCGCACCACGCCGCGCAGCGTCACACTCACCCTCGCTCCGAACGAGAGCTTCACGTCCACCCACAGCTTCAAGGCCGGTCAGTATGTCAACGTCGCTCTGGACATCGACGGCCGCCGGCACACCCGCTGCTACTCACCGGCCAACGTTGAAGGCAGCTCGACCCTCGAGCTGACCGTCGGCCGCCACGGAGACGGTTCAGAAGGCGGGTTGGTCTCGAACTACCTGTACGAGCAGGCCCGTCGCGGCATGGTGGTCGGGCTGACCGGTGTCGGCGGCGACTTCATCCTGCCGGCCCAGCGGCCGCGGCGGATCCTTCTGATCTCCGGCGGCAGCGGCATCACGCCCGTCATGGCGATGCTGCGCACTCTGGTCGCCGAGGGCCACTTGCAAAACCAGGGGGCGGAAATCGCCTTCGTCCACTACGCCCGCACACAAGCCGAGGCCTGCTACCGCGACGAGCTGAGCGCGATGCCCGGCGTGCGGGTGCTGCACGGCTACACCCGTTCGGGTTCGGGTGAGCTGACCGGCCGATTCGGACCGCAGCACCTGGCCGCGGCCATGCCCGCACCGGATGCGGTATTCGTCTGCGGCCCAATCGCTTTGGTTGACGCCGTGCGCGAGCACTGCGAAAACGTGTACACCGAGAGCTTCGTGCCGCCGGCGATCACGGCTCCGGCGAACCCGTCGGGCGGTCGAATTACGTTCGCGGACAGCGGCGTTGACACGAAAGACGACGGCCGCTCGCTGCTGGAGCAGGCGGAATCGGCCGGGCTGACCCCGGAGAACGGATGCCGGATGGGCATCTGCCACACCTGCACACGCCGGAAGGTCTCCGGCACCGTGCGCAGCCTCACCACCGGCGCGGTCTCGACCGCCCCGAACGAAGAAATCCAGATCTGCGTATCCGTCCCCGTCGGGGACGTCGACCTCGCGCTTTAA
- a CDS encoding TetR family transcriptional regulator, with translation MNGRTPSSRPHRSSRERSRESPSREERKEATRRAIIAAALKLLQDRSFSALSLREVTREVGIVPAAFYRHFESMEALGLVLIDESFRALRDTLRDARAGKLDPNRVIESSVEILVASVADRREHWRLIGRERNSGLSVLRYAIRTEIRLITSELATDLARFPGLNAWSTEDLNVLATLFVNSMIVIAEAIEDAQSAESLEDIRRTAVKQLRMIAIGIAGWRSSP, from the coding sequence GTGAACGGTCGTACTCCTAGCTCACGGCCGCACCGTTCTAGCCGCGAGCGTTCCCGCGAAAGCCCCTCCCGCGAAGAGCGCAAAGAGGCCACTCGGCGCGCCATCATCGCCGCTGCTCTTAAACTGCTGCAGGACCGCAGCTTTTCTGCGCTGAGCCTGCGCGAGGTGACCCGCGAGGTCGGGATCGTTCCGGCGGCGTTCTATCGGCACTTCGAGTCGATGGAAGCCCTCGGTCTGGTGCTCATCGACGAGTCGTTTCGCGCCTTGCGCGACACTCTGCGCGACGCGCGGGCCGGCAAACTCGACCCGAACCGGGTGATCGAGTCGTCCGTCGAAATCCTGGTCGCCAGCGTCGCCGATCGACGCGAGCACTGGCGGCTGATCGGCCGCGAGCGCAACAGCGGGCTGAGCGTGCTGCGCTACGCAATCCGCACCGAGATCCGGCTGATCACTTCCGAGCTGGCGACCGACCTGGCGCGCTTCCCCGGGCTCAATGCCTGGAGCACCGAAGACCTCAACGTGCTGGCAACCCTGTTCGTCAACTCGATGATCGTGATCGCCGAGGCGATCGAAGACGCCCAGAGCGCCGAATCGTTGGAAGACATCCGGCGGACCGCGGTCAAACAGCTGCGCATGATCGCCATCGGTATCGCCGGGTGGCGAAGCAGCCCCTGA